The following coding sequences lie in one Polyangiaceae bacterium genomic window:
- a CDS encoding cytochrome c, with amino-acid sequence MLSKSQARAFFLGGTGVFSLAFLALTYDSHKQVPHLTNEENLTPQVIAGKEIWETNNCMGCHTIFGEGAYYAPELTKVVERRGKDWIRIFLKDPEAMFPGERKMVNYHFTGEQIEEVIAFLEWCGNVDLNGFPADPPLGRVAAPVVTTGKSEVPKPQIFASICSACHSVGGVGGKVGPPLDLVGTKMDHDAMTAWISDPQKIKPGTAMPQIPMTSEQLEEIVAYLLSLSENR; translated from the coding sequence ATGTTATCGAAATCCCAGGCCCGAGCCTTCTTCCTAGGGGGAACCGGGGTCTTCTCGCTGGCCTTCCTGGCCCTCACCTACGATTCCCACAAGCAGGTCCCCCACCTGACCAACGAAGAGAACCTCACGCCGCAGGTGATTGCGGGAAAGGAGATCTGGGAGACGAACAACTGCATGGGCTGTCACACGATCTTCGGCGAGGGCGCTTATTACGCGCCTGAGTTGACCAAGGTGGTCGAGCGCCGCGGCAAGGACTGGATCCGGATCTTCCTCAAGGATCCGGAGGCAATGTTCCCCGGCGAACGCAAGATGGTGAACTACCATTTCACTGGGGAACAGATCGAAGAGGTCATCGCCTTCCTGGAGTGGTGCGGCAATGTCGATCTCAACGGATTCCCGGCCGATCCACCGCTCGGGCGGGTGGCGGCCCCGGTGGTGACCACCGGAAAGAGCGAGGTTCCCAAACCTCAAATCTTCGCCTCCATCTGTTCCGCCTGCCACAGCGTCGGCGGCGTGGGAGGCAAGGTCGGGCCGCCACTCGATCTGGTGGGGACCAAGATGGACCACGATGCGATGACGGCATGGATTTCCGATCCGCAGAAGATCAAACCCGGCACCGCGATGCCGCAGATTCCGATGACTTCCGAACAACTCGAGGAGATCGTCGCCTACCTCCTGAGCCTTTCCGAAAACCGCTGA
- the ric gene encoding iron-sulfur cluster repair di-iron protein yields MGEIVAERPSQSRIFQAFGIDFCCQGGRTLREACDRKGLSPEAVVEQLEAELRDKPAPEMNPAELPPGELVEHIVGTHHRYLRDELPRLHAMAERVATVHGGHTPSLLKVYEVFRGMATELADHMMKEEQVLFPAIQELVRGGAATMPLDGPIACMLQEHDEAGAALAKIRSLTNDFTPPAEACNTYRALFAGLAELEEDLHRHIHLENSVLFPAARKLGP; encoded by the coding sequence GTGGGCGAAATCGTCGCCGAGCGTCCTTCGCAATCGCGAATCTTCCAGGCCTTTGGGATCGATTTCTGCTGTCAAGGAGGGCGCACGTTGCGCGAAGCCTGCGATCGGAAAGGATTGAGTCCTGAGGCCGTCGTGGAGCAACTCGAGGCCGAGCTTCGAGACAAACCCGCTCCCGAAATGAATCCTGCGGAACTTCCACCGGGTGAATTGGTGGAGCACATCGTGGGCACCCACCATCGCTACCTGCGCGACGAGCTGCCCCGATTGCATGCGATGGCCGAGCGGGTTGCAACGGTGCATGGTGGTCACACCCCGTCGTTGCTGAAAGTGTATGAAGTATTTCGCGGAATGGCGACCGAACTCGCGGACCATATGATGAAGGAAGAGCAGGTGTTGTTTCCGGCTATCCAGGAATTGGTCCGGGGGGGAGCCGCTACCATGCCTCTGGACGGTCCGATCGCCTGCATGCTCCAGGAACACGATGAAGCCGGTGCCGCGTTGGCGAAGATCCGGTCCTTGACCAATGATTTCACGCCGCCGGCGGAGGCTTGTAACACCTACCGGGCCTTGTTCGCGGGACTCGCCGAATTGGAGGAGGACCTGCACCGGCACATTCATCTGGAGAATTCGGTGCTGTTTCCCGCTGCCCGGAAACTGGGCCCGTAG
- a CDS encoding transposase — MLAAASVAGTLPAGPALRQKQPIRLRSTTAPEHPKALCASQDGFSLHAATTARAGDAAGREALCKYVLRPPIAQERVQLLGDHLVRLVLKRPFSDGTFALDLDPLALLVRLATTVPPPGFHTIRYAGVLAAASKWRARVVPPPPPSQPPTAHSDDDSSCTTDCATCSEGERQAAHPSVGVPPVA; from the coding sequence GTGCTCGCCGCCGCTTCCGTCGCCGGCACGCTCCCCGCAGGTCCCGCGCTGCGACAGAAGCAGCCCATCCGGCTGCGCAGCACGACAGCGCCCGAGCACCCCAAGGCGCTCTGCGCCTCACAGGATGGCTTCTCGCTCCACGCCGCCACCACGGCGAGGGCCGGCGACGCGGCGGGTCGCGAGGCCCTGTGCAAGTACGTCCTGCGTCCGCCCATCGCACAGGAGCGCGTCCAGCTCCTCGGCGACCACCTCGTGCGCCTCGTCCTGAAGAGACCGTTCAGCGACGGAACCTTCGCCCTCGACCTCGACCCGCTCGCGCTCCTGGTCCGCCTCGCGACGACGGTGCCGCCGCCCGGTTTCCACACCATCCGCTACGCAGGCGTGCTCGCCGCCGCCAGCAAGTGGAGAGCGCGTGTCGTTCCACCACCGCCGCCGTCACAGCCACCCACGGCGCACAGCGACGACGACTCGAGCTGCACGACGGATTGCGCGACCTGCAGCGAAGGCGAAAGACAAGCCGCCCACCCATCGGTCGGGGTACCGCCCGTGGCGTGA
- a CDS encoding transposase zinc-binding domain-containing protein → MLYQAVAAHWPDFRCRAASQGGLPKFVIKEFEEYLGCGRLDRGCLRLECRECGYSELVAFSCKQRGFCPSCIGRRMAETAVHLEERVLPRVPIRHWICSLPWGVRALLGYDRKLCAEVVSGFMKEVDRSLRWRAKREHGLASMSQARLHRRGRAAHGLSALRLNVHLHALVLDGVYVHQDDDVRRPLKFLELDTATHEDIAEVAARTAARVERSCEPTVAASIRRSLTRLRPS, encoded by the coding sequence GTGCTGTATCAAGCGGTCGCAGCGCACTGGCCTGATTTCCGCTGCCGCGCCGCGAGTCAGGGCGGTTTGCCGAAGTTCGTGATCAAGGAGTTCGAGGAGTATCTGGGCTGCGGTCGCCTCGACCGCGGCTGCTTGCGCCTCGAGTGTCGAGAGTGCGGCTACTCCGAGCTCGTCGCGTTTTCCTGCAAGCAACGGGGCTTCTGCCCCTCGTGCATCGGCCGACGCATGGCGGAGACCGCCGTGCACCTCGAAGAGCGTGTGCTGCCTCGCGTGCCCATCCGTCACTGGATCTGTTCCTTGCCCTGGGGCGTGCGCGCGCTGCTTGGGTACGACAGAAAGCTCTGCGCGGAGGTGGTGAGCGGGTTCATGAAGGAGGTGGACCGCTCCTTACGCTGGCGTGCGAAGCGAGAGCACGGACTCGCGAGCATGTCGCAGGCCCGCCTTCACCGGCGAGGCCGTGCAGCGCACGGACTCTCGGCGCTCCGACTCAACGTGCATCTGCACGCACTCGTGCTGGACGGTGTGTACGTGCACCAAGACGACGACGTTCGCCGCCCGTTGAAGTTCCTGGAGCTCGACACCGCCACACACGAAGACATCGCCGAAGTCGCAGCACGCACCGCCGCGCGCGTGGAAAGATCTTGCGAGCCCACGGTCGCAGCCTCGATCCGGCGCTCGCTGACGAGACTCCGCCCGAGCTGA
- a CDS encoding transposase — protein sequence MRAHGRSLDPALADETPPELTADDPALAACYAAAAQGIGLSGDRAGLPPLRLITAPPDRPHARDVTDAPIAEVRGINVLAAQVVDGRDRRRVERLCRYITRPPVAQDRLERRSDGKLELTFKKPWRDGTRALVLEPEDLIARLVAAVPPPRFHTLRYFGVLSSHSSRRALVVPGAPPDPTSTKPPPAAGYQLDLLDQLGERDDKPPVRKRWAWLLAHIFAADVETCPRCAGPLRWAEIATSRADITRVLHEHGLGPRAPPPQSRPRWVPEQLKLGLPEI from the coding sequence TTGCGAGCCCACGGTCGCAGCCTCGATCCGGCGCTCGCTGACGAGACTCCGCCCGAGCTGACGGCCGACGACCCGGCCCTGGCAGCGTGCTACGCCGCGGCCGCACAAGGCATCGGGCTGAGCGGGGACCGCGCCGGCCTGCCGCCTCTGCGCCTGATCACGGCGCCGCCCGACCGTCCCCACGCACGCGACGTGACGGATGCACCCATCGCGGAAGTGCGCGGCATCAACGTGCTCGCGGCACAAGTCGTCGATGGCCGAGACCGCCGGCGCGTGGAGCGGCTGTGTCGCTACATCACGCGACCACCCGTGGCCCAGGACCGCCTCGAGCGCCGGAGTGACGGCAAGCTGGAGCTGACGTTCAAGAAGCCGTGGCGGGACGGCACCCGCGCGCTGGTCCTCGAGCCCGAGGATCTGATCGCTCGCCTCGTCGCCGCGGTGCCACCGCCGCGATTCCACACGCTCCGCTACTTCGGCGTGCTGTCGAGCCACTCGTCACGCCGCGCACTCGTCGTGCCCGGAGCTCCACCCGACCCCACGTCGACCAAGCCTCCACCCGCTGCAGGTTACCAACTCGACCTGCTCGATCAACTCGGGGAGCGCGACGACAAGCCGCCCGTGCGTAAACGCTGGGCCTGGCTGCTCGCGCATATCTTTGCCGCCGACGTCGAGACTTGTCCACGCTGCGCGGGTCCCTTGCGATGGGCAGAAATCGCGACCAGCCGCGCGGACATCACGCGCGTGCTCCACGAGCATGGGCTTGGGCCGCGGGCGCCTCCCCCACAATCTCGACCACGCTGGGTTCCAGAGCAGTTGAAGCTAGGCCTCCCAGAGATCTGA